From Fibrobacter succinogenes, the proteins below share one genomic window:
- a CDS encoding BamA/TamA family outer membrane protein, which yields MKIIGFAFLFSAALAFAGQNSGDSVAVGCASGAKIESIDLDGLKYTKPHVVWRELSHKVGGVFSQETFEAEKLRLQDLDLFTEISVSCDVDSLTSLHSAPNDTLSSLVSRLSSKLTYHFKEIFRWIPSPDSKTTDRDGLMLGLALANLNVLGEDIRAEVHYRTAVDPIFEKNEYAFYASSPYLFDVPLGWNIDFTRTDSWDDLRKFKDACWLLSLDVNWKLIPHFSVLGKIVYRYLEGGPGFLPEIGIGAAVDYRDSELDSRKGIYFETAVTHVGIGGSRGENFVEFLEDARAYYSLGRFVTGATALVRLRPGDVKLYDYFYHGGTNSFRGLDGPDAQHLGVHEMLLTLEERFVLLDRRSASLWGVNFFYGIQLVAGFDGSVLWNKGAPGWKNYEGAFYGGLHLVIPALDRIRFEVGYSPDKGEPKFTWGISGKTTTQRWRGR from the coding sequence ATGAAAATAATCGGTTTTGCTTTTTTGTTTTCTGCGGCGCTTGCTTTTGCGGGGCAGAATTCTGGTGATTCTGTTGCTGTTGGTTGTGCCAGCGGAGCAAAAATAGAATCCATTGATTTGGATGGGCTAAAGTACACAAAGCCGCATGTCGTATGGCGTGAACTCTCCCACAAGGTGGGTGGCGTTTTTTCGCAGGAAACTTTTGAAGCAGAAAAGCTTCGCTTGCAAGATCTCGACCTGTTTACCGAAATATCCGTTTCTTGCGACGTCGATTCTTTGACTTCGTTACACTCCGCTCCGAATGACACTCTCTCGTCTCTCGTCTCTCGTCTCTCGTCTAAATTAACCTACCACTTCAAGGAAATCTTCCGCTGGATACCTTCGCCAGATAGTAAAACGACCGATCGCGATGGGCTTATGCTTGGGCTTGCTCTTGCGAATCTGAATGTGCTTGGCGAAGACATTCGTGCCGAGGTGCATTACCGCACTGCGGTTGATCCGATTTTTGAAAAGAACGAGTACGCCTTTTATGCAAGTTCACCTTATTTGTTCGATGTACCGCTAGGGTGGAATATTGATTTTACAAGAACGGACAGTTGGGATGATCTCCGTAAATTTAAGGATGCTTGTTGGCTACTTAGTTTAGATGTAAACTGGAAATTGATTCCCCATTTTTCAGTTCTCGGAAAAATTGTTTATCGCTATCTTGAAGGTGGTCCCGGATTCCTGCCAGAAATTGGAATTGGCGCAGCTGTTGATTATCGCGATAGCGAATTGGACAGCCGCAAGGGAATTTATTTTGAAACTGCAGTGACGCATGTGGGTATTGGCGGTTCGCGTGGTGAAAATTTTGTCGAATTTTTGGAAGATGCCCGTGCCTATTATTCGTTGGGCCGCTTTGTCACAGGAGCGACTGCTTTAGTTCGCTTACGTCCTGGTGATGTGAAGCTTTATGATTATTTCTATCATGGTGGAACAAACTCTTTCCGTGGCCTTGATGGGCCGGATGCTCAGCACTTGGGCGTTCACGAAATGCTTTTGACGCTTGAAGAGCGTTTTGTGTTGCTGGATCGTCGCTCCGCCTCGCTATGGGGTGTCAACTTCTTTTACGGAATTCAGTTGGTGGCTGGCTTTGACGGTAGCGTGCTTTGGAACAAAGGGGCGCCTGGCTGGAAAAATTACGAAGGAGCATTTTATGGCGGTCTCCATCTTGTAATCCCGGCGCTTGATCGAATCCGCTTTGAAGTCGGCTACAGCCCAGACAAAGGTGAGCCGAAGTTTACTTGGGGGATTTCGGGCAAAACGACGACGCAACGTTGGCGTGGACGCTGA